A window of the Arachis duranensis cultivar V14167 chromosome 5, aradu.V14167.gnm2.J7QH, whole genome shotgun sequence genome harbors these coding sequences:
- the LOC107491164 gene encoding uncharacterized protein LOC107491164 isoform X5, with protein MKKTRITTKGDTLRRDSYYIDPASGYVFRSLRDVDRYLESGEIGRNAFKPKDNGDTELKADKFSPVSTTKPTVSVSMGLSSDSDRISNDQQDQKPVCSAEYASTPISENTSAQCTMGTKSTTLGSDQIEGKASEEDSQAKQLPQNEQMGNEKSQKRQRRKKEINLPRRSSKRLAGIQLDPVPELVTRSRARRAAVKQSGQGETIRNEDKSSNSLPNAAAKRMNVPDGGSETKCKSESAANMLQSTKFSTPERLPNKTTQEDGSNKDQECFSFWPQENNATMKDHVLDYSHEFPLKELLQDPCIAFAIQTLTGETFEMQVSGESSEHSEALTANMGGDDKGGCNVFSHPENYAIIPQQHAGAAETAIKTNENQTGSSSSEKEPDVSWMDPCIEFAIKTLTGSIPLDSEQNPKNCIQQQLCSSNTNPSEMAYKQEPMFKESFVDPTASSTHKKC; from the exons TACTACATAGATCCTGCAAGCGGCTATGTGTTCCGCTCGCTAAGAGACGTTGATCGTTATCTTGAATCTGGGGAAATAGGAAGGAACGCGTTCAAGCCGAAAGACAACGGCGATACAGAGTTAAAAGCTGACAAGTTCTCT CCAGTATCGACCACAAAACCAACTGTATCTGTTAGCATGGGTTTGAGCTCAGATTCAGACAGGATATCCAATGATCAACAGGATCAAAAGCCTGTGTGTTCAGCAGAATATGCATCTACACCAATCTCTGAAAATACTTCTGCTCAGT GCACGATGGGGACAAAATCGACCACCTTAGGCTCGGATCAGATAGAAGGGAAGGCTAGTGAAGAAGATTCTCAAGCAAAGCAACTTCCCCAAAATGAACAAATGGGAAATGAAAAATCTCAAAAGCGACAAAGGCGTAAAAAGGAGATCAATCTTCCTCGCCGTTCCTCAAAGCGCCTTGCTGGAATTCAGCTTGATCCAGTTCCAGAACTTGTAACAAGAAGCCGAGCACGCCGAGCTGCAGTTAAACAATCAGGCCAGGGAGAAACCATCAGAAATGAGGATAAATCCTCTAACAGCTTGCCTAATGCCGCAGCGAAAAGGATGAATGTGCCTGATGGTGGATCAGAAACAAAGTGCAAATCTGAGAGTGCAGCAAACATGCTACAGTCAACTAAGTTCTCTACTCCAGAAAGGCTTCCCAACAAGACTACACAAGAGGATGGAAGCAACAAGGATCAAGAATGCTTCTCATTTTGGCCTCAAGAGAACAATGCTACTATGAAAGATCATGTGCTCGATTACTCCCATGAGTTTCCTCTTAAAGAACTGCTGCAGGACCCATGCATTGCATTTGCAATACAAACTCTCACCGGCGAAACATTCGAAATGCAAGTATCCGGCGAATCAAGTGAGCATTCTGAAGCTCTTACTGCAAATATGGGTGGTGATGACAAGGGAGGGTGCAATGTGTTCTCACATCCAGAAAACTATGCTATTATACCACAACAACATGCTGGTGCAGCCGAAACAGCCATCAAGACTAATGAAAACCAAACAGGATCATCATCTTCTGAAAAGGAACCTGATGTTTCATGGATGGATCCATGCATTGAATTTGCAATCAAAACGCTCACTGGCTCTATCCCGTTAGATTCAGAGCAGAATCCTAAGAACTGCATTCAACAGCAGCTTTGCTCATCAAACACAAATCCCAGCGAAATGGCCTATAAACAGGAACCAATGTTTAAAGAGTCTTTTgtggatccaacagcatcatcaACACACAAGAAATGTTGA
- the LOC107491164 gene encoding uncharacterized protein LOC107491164 isoform X4, which yields MEDPSSGDCLPQGWTVEVKVRKNGRRDKYYIDPASGYVFRSLRDVDRYLESGEIGRNAFKPKDNGDTELKADKFSPVSTTKPTVSVSMGLSSDSDRISNDQQDQKPVCSAEYASTPISENTSAQCTMGTKSTTLGSDQIEGKASEEDSQAKQLPQNEQMGNEKSQKRQRRKKEINLPRRSSKRLAGIQLDPVPELVTRSRARRAAVKQSGQGETIRNEDKSSNSLPNAAAKRMNVPDGGSETKCKSESAANMLQSTKFSTPERLPNKTTQEDGSNKDQECFSFWPQENNATMKDHVLDYSHEFPLKELLQDPCIAFAIQTLTGETFEMQVSGESSEHSEALTANMGGDDKGGCNVFSHPENYAIIPQQHAGAAETAIKTNENQTGSSSSEKEPDVSWMDPCIEFAIKTLTGSIPLDSEQNPKNCIQQQLCSSNTNPSEMAYKQEPMFKESFVDPTASSTHKKC from the exons TACTACATAGATCCTGCAAGCGGCTATGTGTTCCGCTCGCTAAGAGACGTTGATCGTTATCTTGAATCTGGGGAAATAGGAAGGAACGCGTTCAAGCCGAAAGACAACGGCGATACAGAGTTAAAAGCTGACAAGTTCTCT CCAGTATCGACCACAAAACCAACTGTATCTGTTAGCATGGGTTTGAGCTCAGATTCAGACAGGATATCCAATGATCAACAGGATCAAAAGCCTGTGTGTTCAGCAGAATATGCATCTACACCAATCTCTGAAAATACTTCTGCTCAGT GCACGATGGGGACAAAATCGACCACCTTAGGCTCGGATCAGATAGAAGGGAAGGCTAGTGAAGAAGATTCTCAAGCAAAGCAACTTCCCCAAAATGAACAAATGGGAAATGAAAAATCTCAAAAGCGACAAAGGCGTAAAAAGGAGATCAATCTTCCTCGCCGTTCCTCAAAGCGCCTTGCTGGAATTCAGCTTGATCCAGTTCCAGAACTTGTAACAAGAAGCCGAGCACGCCGAGCTGCAGTTAAACAATCAGGCCAGGGAGAAACCATCAGAAATGAGGATAAATCCTCTAACAGCTTGCCTAATGCCGCAGCGAAAAGGATGAATGTGCCTGATGGTGGATCAGAAACAAAGTGCAAATCTGAGAGTGCAGCAAACATGCTACAGTCAACTAAGTTCTCTACTCCAGAAAGGCTTCCCAACAAGACTACACAAGAGGATGGAAGCAACAAGGATCAAGAATGCTTCTCATTTTGGCCTCAAGAGAACAATGCTACTATGAAAGATCATGTGCTCGATTACTCCCATGAGTTTCCTCTTAAAGAACTGCTGCAGGACCCATGCATTGCATTTGCAATACAAACTCTCACCGGCGAAACATTCGAAATGCAAGTATCCGGCGAATCAAGTGAGCATTCTGAAGCTCTTACTGCAAATATGGGTGGTGATGACAAGGGAGGGTGCAATGTGTTCTCACATCCAGAAAACTATGCTATTATACCACAACAACATGCTGGTGCAGCCGAAACAGCCATCAAGACTAATGAAAACCAAACAGGATCATCATCTTCTGAAAAGGAACCTGATGTTTCATGGATGGATCCATGCATTGAATTTGCAATCAAAACGCTCACTGGCTCTATCCCGTTAGATTCAGAGCAGAATCCTAAGAACTGCATTCAACAGCAGCTTTGCTCATCAAACACAAATCCCAGCGAAATGGCCTATAAACAGGAACCAATGTTTAAAGAGTCTTTTgtggatccaacagcatcatcaACACACAAGAAATGTTGA